The sequence below is a genomic window from Polaribacter vadi.
TTTTACTTTTTGAGTAATTTCATATCCATACATTTTATCATTACTTTCTAATAATTTTAAAATGATGGTTTGTAAAGAGCCTTTGTATAATTTTTGTGTTCCCATTTTTGTACCTTTATTATTCCTAGCGTTAGATAAATTTCGAAAGTTATGATGCTTAAAAAGGCATCTTTAAAATTTTATCAACATATATTAAAATCAAATATACATAATTTTCTTATGTATAAGAATATTATGTATAAATTTAAGACAAAAAAAATTCCGAAAAATTAAATTTTCGGAATTGTATTATTTGATAAGAGTTAGAGTTCCTTCCCTTTTGGAAGGTTAGGATCGGCTATTTTGTCACTTTTAAAACATCAGCAATAATACGTTCTAATTCGGCTTTTGGTAAAGCTCCATTTGCCATTTGTGGTTCGCCTTCTGCTGGGCAAAATAACATAGATGGAATACTTCTAATTCCAAATGCTGCAGCTAATTCTTGTTCTGCTTCAGTATCAATCTTATAAATATCTATTTTGTCTTTATATTCTTCAGAAAGTACTTCTAAAACTGGTGCTAATGCTTTACATGGGCCACACCAATCTGCATAAAAATCTATTAATGCAGGTTTGTTTCCTTCAAATTTCCAGTCTTTATTTTTTTCAAAGTTGAATACTTTTTCTAAAAATGTTTCTTTTGTTAAATTCTCTGTCATTGTTTCTTAATTTAAGTATAATTTTAGTCGAAATTAATCTCAATATCTTACAAGAAAGCAGTAAAACCAAATATATATTGTTAAAAATTATAAACGTCTGATTATATAACACATAGTTTTGTGTAAATTTAAAAAGTTAAAATTTGTAACATCATTAAAATAAAACAACTAATAATTAATTAATAAAATTTAAAAACAATGAAAACTATTAAAAAAGTGTTTTTTTCAGCAGCAATAGCTTCACTTGCTTTTGTAGCTTGTAAAGAAGAAAAAATAAATGAAGAAAAATCAGCAGGTATTGTATTAGAAAATATGGATACTTCTGTAAAACCTACAGACGATTTCTTTAGACACGTAAATGGAACTTGGTTGGACAAAACTGAAATTCCAGACGAATCAAACTTAATAAAAATATTTCAGTATAAATATCTTCTACAAAAGGCGCAAAGTATGGCAGTTGTTTTACTATTTCAAATGAAGAGTTTTTGAAACTAATCAATAGAGATAATTACTAATTAAATTAAAGAGATTTTCTATCAATAAAATTAAAAGGAACTTTAAATCTCCCTTTCTTTTGTTCTAAAATCATTTTAGCTGCAGTTGCTCCCATAATATTAAAATCTGTAGAAACCACAGTAATACCTAATAATTCTTTAAGAGGTGTATCATTATAAGATATAATACCTACATCTTTACCCAGTTCAAAATTTTCTTCTCTAGTTCTTTTTACCAAACTAACTAAATCAGACTCTTGAATTGTTATAAATAAATCTCCTTTTCTAATAATAATATCTTCATATACCTCTTCTAGGTATTCAAATTCAATTGAATGCTCAAAACAAAATTTTCTAAAACCATGTAAAATCCTTTTTGGATAAGGATAAATAGTTATTGTTGGATAAAACAGCGTAAGATTCTTATACTTTTTCATTTTAGGAAAAGCCTCATTTAAAGCTGTATAAATATCGTTTTCAAAATCTTGAAAAATCTCAATAGAACCACCTTCAACACCTTCTTTAAAATTATCTAAAATAACTAATTTTTCTTTCGGAATTTCTTTTAAAGCTTTTATAACTTTATCTGTATAACTTACATGAACAAATTCATCTGTTTTAAAATGTGGCATGATTATAAAATAATCATAAGCAGCTTTATTTTTAGAAATTAAATTTAAAAAAACAGTTTCATCACAATGATAAATATGTAAATCTGTATGAGAATTAGCCCCAATATTTTCTATAAAAGAATTGTAAACTTTTAGCTTGTATGAACTTAGCTTATTTATTAAAAATAAAACATTTACTTTAGATATTAGTTTTGTTCTAGTAATATAATATCCTTTACCTCTTACAGAGGAAATTATATTTCGTTCTTTTAAAATATTATATGCTTTTTCTACTGTATCTCTTGATAAATAAAATTCTTCACTAAATTTATTTATTGAAGGTATTCTTTGATCAATAACTAAATTACCGTTCGAAATATTTTGAATAATAACATTTACAATCTGTTGATACTTTGGTATTCTTGAATTATCATTAATGTTAATAAAACTGAACATATATAGAATCTTTATTTTTAGTTATTTATATTTATTATCTCTACACAAAGTAAAGTAAATTCTATAAAAAACAATAACTTTAGTATAACAATATAAATAATTACATTTTTTTTTCTACAGTACAGTACAGGATAGGAGAATATATAATTTAAAATATTTTAGCTTTTTAATTCACTAATTAAGTTTATGAAAAATAGTACAAAAACATTCAAGTACGTAGATTATTTATGGAATCAGGAAAAAGCAGACGCTTTAGGAGATGATCAAGTAGCCTTATTTTTATACCGTTCAAATATTTTAGGAGCAGATTTGAGAATTACCAACTATGGTGGAGGAAATACGAGCTGTAAAACAATTGAAAAAGATCCATTAACAAATGAAGATGTTGAAGTAATGTGGGTAAAAGGTTCTGGTGGAGATATTGGAACGCTAAACAGAGCAGGAATTGCTGGTTTGTACACTAGCAGATTACGTGATTTAAAGAATGTATATCAAGGTTTGCATGATGAAGATAGAATGGTTGGTTTATTCAATCACTGTATTTATGATTTAGATAGTAAAGCTCCGTCAATTGATACTCCTTTACATGGTTTATTACCATTTGCACATATAGATCATTTACATCCAGATGCATTAATTGCAGTTGCTGCTGCTGAAAATAGTGAAAAAGTAACCAAAGAAATTTGGGGAGACACAATGGGTTGGGTACCTTGGCAAAAACCAGGATTTGATTTAGGTTTGCAGTTAGAAAAATGTTTAGAAGATAATCCAGGAATTAGAGGAATCGTTTTAGGTTCTCATGGTTTATTTACTTGGGGAGATACATCTTACGAATCTTACATAAATAGTTTAGAGGTTATTGAAATGGCTTCTGAATTTATCGAGAAAAAAATAAAAGAAAATGATGAAGTTTTTGGCGGACAAAAAGTTGAAAGTTTACCAGCAAAAGAGCGTCAAGAAAAAGCAGCGCAAATTATGCCTATATTAAGAGGTTTGTGCTCTTCAGAAAATGGAATGATTGGTCATTTTTCTGATACAGATGTTGTTTTAGAATACATTAACAGTAATGATTTAGAGCGTTTGGCACCAATGGGAACTTCTTGCCCTGATCATTTTTTAAGAACCAAAATTCAGCCTTTAGTTTTATCATTAGATAAAAATGAAGACTTATCAGATACTGATGTAATTAGAAGTAAATTAGAACCAGCATTTGAAGCCTATAGACAAGAATATGTAGATTATTATAATACATGTAAAAAAGAGAATAGTCCAGGAATTAGAGATGCAAATCCTGTAATAATTATTTATCCAGGAATTGGAATGTTTAGTTTTGCAAAAAATAAACAAACTACAAGGGTTGCGAATGAATTTTATACCAACGCAATTAATGTAATGAGAGGTGCAGAAGCAATAACTTCTTACACATCTTTACCAAGACAAGAAGCTTTTGATATTGAATATTGGTTGCTAGAAGAAGCAAAGTTACAACGTATGCCAAAAGAACAACCCTTATCTCGAAAAGTAGCATTTGTTACTGGAGCTGGTGGTGGAATTGGTAAAGCAATTGCAGATAAATTAGCTGCTGAAGGCGCAAATGTTGTGTTAACAGATATTAACGAAGAAAGTTTAAAAGAAGCGAATGCTACTTATAAAAGAGATGTTTCTACCTACGCAATTTGCGATGTTACAAACCCAGATTCCATTGCATCTGCTTACAACAAAGCTTGTGTAGAATTTGGTGGAGTAGATATTGTGGTTCACAGTGCAGGTTTAGCAATTTCTAAATCTTTAGAAGATACAACTGATAAAGACTGGAATATTTTACAAAGTATTTTAGTAAAAGGTCAATTTGATTTAGCAAAACAATCTGCTGCAATTATGCGCAAGCAAGGTTTAGGTGGAAATTATATTGCTATTGCAAGTAAAAACGGTTTGGTTGCTGGCCCTAACAATGTGGCTTATGGAACTGCAAAAGCAGCTCAACAACACATGGTTCGTTTATTAGCAGCAGAATTAGGGAAAGATAAAATTAGAGTAAACACCGTAAATCCTGATGGTGTTATTGTAGGAAGTAAAATTTGGGAAGGTGCTTGGGCAGAAGGTAGAGCAAAAGCAAACGGAATTACTGTAGAAGAATTACCAGCCTTTTATGCAAAAAGAAATCTTTTAAACGAAATTATTAGACCAGAAGATATTGCAAACGGAGTTTTTTCTCTAGTAGGTATTCTGGATAAATCTACTGGAAACATTATTAATGTTGATGGTGGAATGGCAAATGCTTTTGTAAGATAATTAAGATTATCTAAAATATATTATTTTTAAAACTTCCATAGAGAAAAAATTTATGGAAGTTTTTTATTAGAAATGAACTTTATGAAATTAACAGAACAACATATAGAAGACGACAATAAAAAAAGTCTTGCTTCTCAAAATAATAGTTATAACTTTTTAGCAGACTCTTTAACTTCTAAAGGTCATAATGTAGATGCTATTTTATCAAAATTATCAGAGTTTCAAGTAGCGGTTCCAAGTTGGGCTTTAGGTGCAGGAGGAACACGTTTTGGTCGTTTTTCATTTTATGGAGAACCATCAACTTTACAAGAAAAAATAGAAGATGTAGGAATTTTGCATGCTTTAACTCAGACTGCTGGAGCTGTTTCTTTGCATATTCCTTGGGATATTCCAACCGATTATAAAGCAATTAAAGAACAAGCAGATGCTTTACATATAAAATTCGATTCTGTAAATTCGAATACTTTTCAAGATCAAAAAAATGCAAAAGAAAGTTATAAGTTTGGTTCTTTAAGTAACACAAGTAAAGCTGTTAGAGATCAAGCTATTCAGCATAATTTAGATGTCATTAATATTGGAGATAAATTAGGTTCTAAAAGCTTAACAGTTTGGTTAGCAGACGGTTCTTCTTTTCCTGGACAAAATAATTTTCAAACTGCTTTTCAAAATACACAAAACAGCTTAATTGATATTTATGCAGGTTTACCAGAAGATTGGAAACTTTTAATCGAATACAAACCTTATGAACCAAATTTCTATTCAACTGTAATTCAAGATTGGGGAGCTTCTTTAATGTTAGCAAATGGCTGTGGAGATAAAGCATTTACTTTAGTAGATTTAGGACATCATTTACCAAACTCAAATATCGAGCAAATTGTTTCTATTTTAATGTTGAAAGGTAAATTAGGAGGTTTTCATTTTAATGATAGTAAATATGGTGATGACGATTTAACTGTTGGAAGTATTAAACCTTATGCCCTGTTCTTAATTTTTAACGAGCTTGTTTATGGTATGGAAAGCAATCCGCAAAATCCAGACTTGGCTTGGATGATTGATGCCAGTCATAACATAAAAGATCCATTAGAAGATTTATTGCAATCTTTAGAAGCGATTCAAGAAGCGTATGCAAAAGCGTTATTGGTAGATCAAAAAGAGTTAAGAACTGCTCAGTTAGAAAACGATGTAACAAAATGTCAAGAAATTTTACAAAATGCTTTTAGAACGGATGTAAGACCTTTGCTAGCAGCTGCAAGACTAAAAAATGGTGGTGCTATTAATCCAATTCAAAGTTATAGAAACTTAGCAGTAAGAGAAACTTTGATAAAAGAAAGAGGTAAACACACAATAGCAACAGGGTTATAATATTTTAATTATGAAGCAAAAAGTAACTGCCATTTTCGATATAGGAAAAACAAATAAAAAGTTTTTTCTATTTGACAATAAATACAAAGAAGTATATAGGGAGTATACCAGTTTTGAAGAAATTGAAGATGAAGACGGTTATCCTACAGAAAATTTAGCAGCATTACAAACTTGGTTAAAGGAGGTTTTTTACAGAGTTCTAAAAAGTGAAGAATTTACAATCAAAGCCATTAACTTCTCTACTTATGGTGCAAGTTTTGTACATATTGATGAAAACGGAAATCCATTAACCCCATTATATAATTATACAAAAGAAATCGACTCAGATTTACAAGATGGGTTTTATAACAAGTATAAACCAGAATTAGAAATTACAAGAACAACAGGTTCACCTAAATCAGGTTTATTAAATTCTGGCATGCAATTATATTGGTTAAAGCATACCAAACCAGAAATTTTTAAAAAAATCAAGTATTCTTTACATTTACCACAATATCTAAGTTTTGTTTTTTCAGGAATTCCTGTTAGTGAATATACAAGTATTGGCTGCCATACTTCTTTATGGAATTATGAAACCAAAGACTATCATAATTGGGTTTATAAGGAAGGAATCAACAAAATTTTGCCTCCAATTGTTTCTACAGAAACAAGTATTAATATGAATTATAATGGTACAAGAATTAAAGTTGGTGTTGGTATTCACGATAGTTCTTCTGCCTTACTTCCTTATGTAAGAAGTGTAAAAAAACCATTCGTTTTGGTTTCTACAGGTACTTGGTCTATTGCTTTAAATCCGTTTTCAGATGGTCCGTTAACAGTAGATGAAACAGAAGCTGGTTGCATAAATTATATGAGAATTAATGGAAAACCAGTTAAATCTTCTCGATTATTTTTAGGAAATGAATACAAGCTTCAGGTAGAAGAATTATCAAAAAATTTTCATGTTGATAAAGACTATCATAAAAATATAGAATTTGATTACGATGTATATTTCGAAATTATAAAAGAGTTTAAATACTGTTTTAAGTGGAAATCTATTACAGATGAAAATATGCCAAATAAAACAAGTTATTCTTATAATTTATTTGAACACGCTTATCATCAATTAATGATAGAATTAGTGCAACTTCAAGTACAAGGTATTAAGAGAATTGCAGATACTCAACAAATTGATCGCTTGTATGTAGATGGTGGTTTTACAGATAATGATTTGTATATAAAATTATTATCTTACTATTTACGAGGTATGAAATTAAGAACTACAAAAGCCTCTTTAGGTTCTGCTTTAGGTGCAGCAATTGCAATCTCAGACTCAAAACTAAACTCAAAATTCTTAAAAAAGAATTATGCTTTAAAAAAGCATGTTCCTTTTATCGTTAAATAGAAGAATGAAAAATAAACTATATTTTATCCATCAGAGATATAAATTAATAACCATTATTGGTCATATTCACGGAAATTTTCTAGGAGAAATGGTTCCTATTAATGATAATTAAGTAGAAAAATTAAGAGCAAAATTTTTATCATAAAAAATAAATTATGGCAATAAAAATCGACACACGTTATCCATCTATAGACGATTTAAGAAATAAAGCAAGAAAAAAAATACCAAAATTTGCTTTCGAATATTTAGATGGAGGATGTAATGAAGATGTAAATCTTCATAGAAATACATCAGAATTAAGAGAAGTACAATTAAAGCCTAATTATTTAAGAAATCATGGAGGTTCATCAACTAAAACAAAATTATTTGGTATTGAATACGATGCTCCTTTTGGAATTGCTCCTGTTGGTTTACAGGGTTTAATGTGGCCAAATTCTCCAGAAATATTAGCCAAAGCTGCTTTCGATCATAACATTCCTTTTATTTTAAGTACAGTTACTACAACTAGTATAGAACGTGCAGCAGAAATTACAGAAGGTAAAGCTTGGTTTCAATTATATCATCCTACAAAAGACGAATTAAGAGACGATATTTTAAAAAGAGCAGAGGCTGCAGAATGTCCTGTTTTAGTTATTTTATGTGATGTGCCCAGTTTCGGTTTTAGACCAAGAGATATTAGAAACGGTTTGGCAATGCCACCAAAAATGAACATCAGCAATATTTTACAAGCATTTGGAAGACCACATTGGAGTTTACAAACATTAAAGCATGGAGTTCCAGGATTTGCAAATTTACTACCATATATGCCTAAGGATTTAGATTTAAAACAATTGGGTAAATTTATGGATCAAACATTTTCTGGACGTTTAAATGAAGAAAAAATTAAGCCAATTCGTGATATGTGGAAAGGTAAAATTGTTTTAAAAGGTGTAGCTTCTCATTATGATGCAGAACAAGCAATTCGTTTAGGTTTAGATGGCATTATTGTTTCAAATCATGGAGGGAGACAATTAGATGCAGGAGAATCTACCATAAAACCTTTAACTTCTATTGCCGAAAAATATGGAAATCAAATAGAAGTAATGATGGATAGTGGAATTCGTTCTGGTGTTGATGTAGCAAGATCTTTAGCTTCTGGAGCAAAATTTACATTTATGGGACGTTCGTTTATGTATGGAGTTGCTGCTTTAGGTAAAAATGGTGGAAATCATACAATCTCTTTATTAAAAACAGAATTACAACAGGTAATGGAACAAATTTGCTGTGAAAAAGTAGAGGATTTTCCAAATCATTTAATATAATCAATCAAAAAACAAATTTATGAGTCAAGTAAGCATAGAACAAAGCCAAATAGAGGAAATTGCTGGTGGTGAATTTGAAAGAGAACCTGTACCAAAATCCAAATTAAAAGGTTGGAAAAATTTTATTGGTATGTATGCTGGAGAGCATGCTGCAGGAACCGAATTTATGATTGGACCACTTTTCTTAACAGCTGGTGTTAGTGCTTTTGATTTAATTATTGGTTTACTTATTGGAAATCTTTTAGCCGTTTTAAGTTGGCGTTTTTTAACAGCAGAAATCGCTGTTAAAAATAGACTAACTTTATACTTTCAGTTAGAAAAAATTTGCGGAAAAAAATTAGTAACAGGTTATAATTTAGCAAATGGAATTTTATTCTGTTTTCTTGCAGGTTCTATGATTACAGTTTCTGCAACTGCAGTTGGTATTCCTTTTGATATGCCAATGCCAAAATTAGATGATACGTTACCTAATGGAATGACTTGGATTATAATTGTAATCGCTATTGGAGCCGCAATTTCTATAATTGCTGCAAAAGGTTATGATACAGTAACGAAAGCTGCAAATTGGATGTCGCCAGTTATTGTACTCGCATTTGTAGCTTGTGGAATTGTAGCTCTAAATCAATTAGGTGTAGATAGTTTTTCTAAATTTTGGGCAATTTGGGGTGATGGTGGAGAACCATTTCCTGGACAAACAAAATTTACATTTTGGCACGTTGTTATTTGGTCTTGGTTTGCGAATGGAGCAATGCACATTGGAATGTCTGATTTATCAGTTTTTAGATTTGCAAAAGAAGCTAAAGCAGGTTGGACAACAGCAGCTGGTATGTATGTAGGTCATTATATGGCTTGGATTGCAGCAGCTTTATTATATGCAGTCTATTTAAAATCTCCAGAAGCATTATCATTTTTAGATAATGGAAATGCACCACCTGTAGCTCCTGGACCAATGGCCTATAATGCCATTGGTGTTTTCGGTATTATAGCTGTAGTTTTAGCGGGTTGGACAACTGCAAACCCAACTATTTATAGAGCAGGTTTAGCTTTTCAGGCAATTTTACCCAAATTATCAACTGCAAAAGTTACTATTTTAGCAGGTGCAGTTGCTACAATTGCAGGTTTATTTCCAGCATTTGCTATGAAACTGTTAGGTTTTGTAGCCTTATATGGATTTATTTTAGCACCATTTGGAGCAATTATCGTTTTTGAACATTTCTTCCATAAAAAAGCTGGAATTATTAAAAACTATGCAGAAAAAGCAAATTTATCTTTTAACAATGCTGTATTTTGGGCTTGGGCAATTAGCTTTGGAATCTTCTATTTTATATCTATTCAGTTTGATGTTTTCTTATCATTTGTAACCTTACCTGCTTGGATTTTATGTGGAGTGTTATTCTTAATTTTTAGTAAATATTTTCAGAAAAAATAGTTCATAAATTATATTTAAAATATAAAAGCATCGTAAATAATTACGATGCTTTTTCTATAATACAAAACTTAAGGAATTAAATTATCAATTAGTAAAACACTAAAAATCAATTATAAGAAACTAGAATGCAACTCCCATAAAAATATGGTGAGTTATTCCTATGTTGATGAAGTTACTTCTATCATTTTAAATTTCAGGTTATATTTTAATAAGCGCATTACTTTTTAACCATTTCTCGCAAGCTTGTATCCAAAACTTACTAGTACTTTCTTTTCCTAAACCAAAACCATGCCCTCCTTTTTCATAAACATGCATTTCTACTGGAATTTTATGAGCTTTTAATGCCAAATAATAGTGAATACTATTCTCTACTGGAACAGATTTGTCATCTGTTGCATGTACTAAAAAAGTTTTTGGAGTAGTATTATCAACTTGAGTTTCATTAGAAAATTTTGCTGCTTTTCCTTTAGAAGGTGAAATCCCTAATAAATTATTTTTTGATCCTTGATGAGTGATAGCTTCATCCATAGAAATTACAGGATAAATTAGTATTGAAAAACTGGGTTTTGCACTTGTTTCATCACTTAAAGAATACACCTTTCTGTTAAATTGTGTAGAAAGCGTTGCTGCTAAATGTCCACCAGCTGAAAATCCTAAAACTCCAATTTTATCTTCATTAAGATTAAATTCTTTCGATTTTCTTCTTACAAAACGAATTGCTTCTTGTGCATCTTGCAATGGCGCAATTGATTTATCAACCATAACAGCATCATTTGGTAATCTATATTTTAAAACAAATGCTGTAACTCCTAAAGAATTTAGCCATTCTGCAACTTTAGTTCCTTCTTTATTTATTGCTAAATGTTTATAGCCACCACCAGGAAAAATAACTACAGCTGTTCCATTTGGATTTATTGGCTTAAAAACAGTAATTGTTGGCTCAGAAACCTGACTCGTTTTATCTAAAATGGAATCTTTATAAATTTTTATTTCTTTATAATTTTCATTTTTTATAGAATTTGGTATTTCATCTTCCCATAAATTGAATTCAGTACTTTGAGCTTGAATAGAAAAAATCATCATATAAAAACAGCCAATTAATAATGGTTTAAAATACTTCATATTATTAGTCTTTTTTAATGAAATTACTAAAGTTTTTTACATTTTTACTCAACTCCAAAACTGCCAATTTAACTACTTCTGTTGCTCCTAAAACAGATAAATGTGTATTATCTTCTTTCCCTTTTGGATAATATGAAGTTTCATTTGGTTGGTAATGTAAATGCAATTTTTTTGAACCTTTTACACCATAAGACTCCTCAAGTTTTTCAGTTAAATATTGCAAATCTATAAAAGGAACATTAAGCTCATTTGCAACAAAACGAACTACAAAAGGATACATCGTATGCGTATCTACTAAAGTACCTTCTTCATTAAAATTACGCCTAACAATGGGAGTAAATA
It includes:
- a CDS encoding GntR family transcriptional regulator, with product MFSFININDNSRIPKYQQIVNVIIQNISNGNLVIDQRIPSINKFSEEFYLSRDTVEKAYNILKERNIISSVRGKGYYITRTKLISKVNVLFLINKLSSYKLKVYNSFIENIGANSHTDLHIYHCDETVFLNLISKNKAAYDYFIIMPHFKTDEFVHVSYTDKVIKALKEIPKEKLVILDNFKEGVEGGSIEIFQDFENDIYTALNEAFPKMKKYKNLTLFYPTITIYPYPKRILHGFRKFCFEHSIEFEYLEEVYEDIIIRKGDLFITIQESDLVSLVKRTREENFELGKDVGIISYNDTPLKELLGITVVSTDFNIMGATAAKMILEQKKGRFKVPFNFIDRKSL
- a CDS encoding alpha-hydroxy acid oxidase, whose translation is MAIKIDTRYPSIDDLRNKARKKIPKFAFEYLDGGCNEDVNLHRNTSELREVQLKPNYLRNHGGSSTKTKLFGIEYDAPFGIAPVGLQGLMWPNSPEILAKAAFDHNIPFILSTVTTTSIERAAEITEGKAWFQLYHPTKDELRDDILKRAEAAECPVLVILCDVPSFGFRPRDIRNGLAMPPKMNISNILQAFGRPHWSLQTLKHGVPGFANLLPYMPKDLDLKQLGKFMDQTFSGRLNEEKIKPIRDMWKGKIVLKGVASHYDAEQAIRLGLDGIIVSNHGGRQLDAGESTIKPLTSIAEKYGNQIEVMMDSGIRSGVDVARSLASGAKFTFMGRSFMYGVAALGKNGGNHTISLLKTELQQVMEQICCEKVEDFPNHLI
- a CDS encoding FGGY-family carbohydrate kinase; the encoded protein is MKQKVTAIFDIGKTNKKFFLFDNKYKEVYREYTSFEEIEDEDGYPTENLAALQTWLKEVFYRVLKSEEFTIKAINFSTYGASFVHIDENGNPLTPLYNYTKEIDSDLQDGFYNKYKPELEITRTTGSPKSGLLNSGMQLYWLKHTKPEIFKKIKYSLHLPQYLSFVFSGIPVSEYTSIGCHTSLWNYETKDYHNWVYKEGINKILPPIVSTETSINMNYNGTRIKVGVGIHDSSSALLPYVRSVKKPFVLVSTGTWSIALNPFSDGPLTVDETEAGCINYMRINGKPVKSSRLFLGNEYKLQVEELSKNFHVDKDYHKNIEFDYDVYFEIIKEFKYCFKWKSITDENMPNKTSYSYNLFEHAYHQLMIELVQLQVQGIKRIADTQQIDRLYVDGGFTDNDLYIKLLSYYLRGMKLRTTKASLGSALGAAIAISDSKLNSKFLKKNYALKKHVPFIVK
- a CDS encoding alpha/beta hydrolase is translated as MKYFKPLLIGCFYMMIFSIQAQSTEFNLWEDEIPNSIKNENYKEIKIYKDSILDKTSQVSEPTITVFKPINPNGTAVVIFPGGGYKHLAINKEGTKVAEWLNSLGVTAFVLKYRLPNDAVMVDKSIAPLQDAQEAIRFVRRKSKEFNLNEDKIGVLGFSAGGHLAATLSTQFNRKVYSLSDETSAKPSFSILIYPVISMDEAITHQGSKNNLLGISPSKGKAAKFSNETQVDNTTPKTFLVHATDDKSVPVENSIHYYLALKAHKIPVEMHVYEKGGHGFGLGKESTSKFWIQACEKWLKSNALIKI
- a CDS encoding purine-cytosine permease family protein, producing MSQVSIEQSQIEEIAGGEFEREPVPKSKLKGWKNFIGMYAGEHAAGTEFMIGPLFLTAGVSAFDLIIGLLIGNLLAVLSWRFLTAEIAVKNRLTLYFQLEKICGKKLVTGYNLANGILFCFLAGSMITVSATAVGIPFDMPMPKLDDTLPNGMTWIIIVIAIGAAISIIAAKGYDTVTKAANWMSPVIVLAFVACGIVALNQLGVDSFSKFWAIWGDGGEPFPGQTKFTFWHVVIWSWFANGAMHIGMSDLSVFRFAKEAKAGWTTAAGMYVGHYMAWIAAALLYAVYLKSPEALSFLDNGNAPPVAPGPMAYNAIGVFGIIAVVLAGWTTANPTIYRAGLAFQAILPKLSTAKVTILAGAVATIAGLFPAFAMKLLGFVALYGFILAPFGAIIVFEHFFHKKAGIIKNYAEKANLSFNNAVFWAWAISFGIFYFISIQFDVFLSFVTLPAWILCGVLFLIFSKYFQKK
- a CDS encoding bifunctional aldolase/short-chain dehydrogenase, which codes for MKNSTKTFKYVDYLWNQEKADALGDDQVALFLYRSNILGADLRITNYGGGNTSCKTIEKDPLTNEDVEVMWVKGSGGDIGTLNRAGIAGLYTSRLRDLKNVYQGLHDEDRMVGLFNHCIYDLDSKAPSIDTPLHGLLPFAHIDHLHPDALIAVAAAENSEKVTKEIWGDTMGWVPWQKPGFDLGLQLEKCLEDNPGIRGIVLGSHGLFTWGDTSYESYINSLEVIEMASEFIEKKIKENDEVFGGQKVESLPAKERQEKAAQIMPILRGLCSSENGMIGHFSDTDVVLEYINSNDLERLAPMGTSCPDHFLRTKIQPLVLSLDKNEDLSDTDVIRSKLEPAFEAYRQEYVDYYNTCKKENSPGIRDANPVIIIYPGIGMFSFAKNKQTTRVANEFYTNAINVMRGAEAITSYTSLPRQEAFDIEYWLLEEAKLQRMPKEQPLSRKVAFVTGAGGGIGKAIADKLAAEGANVVLTDINEESLKEANATYKRDVSTYAICDVTNPDSIASAYNKACVEFGGVDIVVHSAGLAISKSLEDTTDKDWNILQSILVKGQFDLAKQSAAIMRKQGLGGNYIAIASKNGLVAGPNNVAYGTAKAAQQHMVRLLAAELGKDKIRVNTVNPDGVIVGSKIWEGAWAEGRAKANGITVEELPAFYAKRNLLNEIIRPEDIANGVFSLVGILDKSTGNIINVDGGMANAFVR
- the trxA gene encoding thioredoxin; this encodes MTENLTKETFLEKVFNFEKNKDWKFEGNKPALIDFYADWCGPCKALAPVLEVLSEEYKDKIDIYKIDTEAEQELAAAFGIRSIPSMLFCPAEGEPQMANGALPKAELERIIADVLKVTK
- a CDS encoding sugar isomerase → MKLTEQHIEDDNKKSLASQNNSYNFLADSLTSKGHNVDAILSKLSEFQVAVPSWALGAGGTRFGRFSFYGEPSTLQEKIEDVGILHALTQTAGAVSLHIPWDIPTDYKAIKEQADALHIKFDSVNSNTFQDQKNAKESYKFGSLSNTSKAVRDQAIQHNLDVINIGDKLGSKSLTVWLADGSSFPGQNNFQTAFQNTQNSLIDIYAGLPEDWKLLIEYKPYEPNFYSTVIQDWGASLMLANGCGDKAFTLVDLGHHLPNSNIEQIVSILMLKGKLGGFHFNDSKYGDDDLTVGSIKPYALFLIFNELVYGMESNPQNPDLAWMIDASHNIKDPLEDLLQSLEAIQEAYAKALLVDQKELRTAQLENDVTKCQEILQNAFRTDVRPLLAAARLKNGGAINPIQSYRNLAVRETLIKERGKHTIATGL